A genomic segment from Acipenser ruthenus chromosome 5, fAciRut3.2 maternal haplotype, whole genome shotgun sequence encodes:
- the LOC117402553 gene encoding protein FAM161A-like isoform X1 → MENSHWANVLVNSCQKTPVNPYTKSPAAQYERGKATRASRQSETNSCRRYYEKENESECDSYTEENKRSILLKDYRAPGTQPDFTNEEYYRKLEELKNAHLDTMAQLEKMYQNKLKLKGVVAPDNEYDKTELHGRSQWKKTPNTPTAFSASELNYNVCCSLSDASDEFIVDNETENQETGIVLSPREHIKSMWDGFSIGDYDSSEKCQLLRTPRIQKTKRKSKDWSPKITVPEPFHMTVREAEKKKKNFKSRSDIEMETCLLKKQLEELMESQKKFRANPVPSHVYLPLYEEIVERNEERRQFVKERTKELVLASQKPFSFTEREEKRKERKKAHVKDLAPKRKKTTFKAKPVPKYLNDPTISDRLKEEELYRKIKMQMRSQELLYSSSLPRSMLTCSASGKRKENSTGIDKETDSRPQINTETPDFEAKYRRFHKQLMKKRDTKPMTVCEPFVLRTLQIPTHRNKILADIQSDESRLMESSWPCISPDSQSKPRCLSTRSSLPGSQELCPTKITESVKRRQEAVRKLEKQRKKEYLEEMQERVSERPLLLEQVTQKNAKKAAEKHFADTLKKYGLSEDFIDIKVRTAQKLFDESVNGVYLTNEDQESLKVDPVEQAESPADREEYQDDYEDVDESESVEKYDREREVEDANAGEQYSEDKESDSEDQESLCDT, encoded by the exons ATGGAGAACTCACACTGGGCCAACGTCTTGGTCAACTCCTGTCAAAAAACACCCGTCAACCCATATACAAAAAGTCCAGCTGCCCAGTATGAGAGGGGAAAAGCGACCAGGGCGTCTCGGCAAAGCGAGACAAATTCATGCCGGCGATACTACGAGAAGgag AATGAATCTGAATGTGATTCTTACACTGAGGAAAATAAGAGGTCCATTTTGTTAAAGGACTACAGAGCACCTGGGACTCAGCCAGACTTCACCAATGAGGAGTATTACAGGAAGCTAGAGGAGCTGAAGAATGCTCACCTGGACACCATGGCCCAGCTTGAAAAGATGTATCAAAATAAGTTGAAACTAAAAGGAGTAGTGGCTCCTGACAATGAATATGACAAGACAGAATTACACGGCAG atCCCAATGGAAGAAGACTCCAAACACACCAACGGCCTTTTCAGCAAGCGAGCTGAACTATAATGTTTGCTGTAGTTTGTCAGATGCATCAGATGAATTTATAGTAGATAATGAGACAGAGAATCAGGAAACAGGAATTGTTTTGTCTCCAAGGGAACACATAAAAAGTATGTGGGATGGGTTTTCCATAGGGGACTATGACTCCAGTGAGAAATGTCAGTTGCTACGTACTCCAAGAATCCAGAAGactaaaagaaaatcaaaagaCTGGAGCCCAAAGATCACAGTACCTGAGCCCTTCCACATGACTGTTCGAgaagcagagaaaaaaaagaaaaacttcaaGTCCAGATCGGATATAGAAATGGAGACCTGCCTGCTGAAGAAGCAGCTGGAGGAGCTGATGGAATCTCAGAAGAAGTTCAGAGCCAACCCAGTGCCTTCCCACGTATACCTCCCCCTTTATGAGGAAATTGTCGAGAGGAATGAGGAGAGGAGGCAGTTTGTGAAAGAGAGGACCAAGGAGCTTGTGTTGGCTTCTCAGAAACCTTTCAGCTTCACCGAGAGGgaggaaaaaaggaaagaaagaaaaaaagctcaCGTCAAGGATCTCGCACCAAAAAGGAAAAAGACCACCTTTAAAGCAAAACCTGTGCCTAAATACCTTAATGACCCGACAATCAGTGATCGACTCAAGGAAGAGGAACTTTATCGCAAGATTAAGATGCAGATGAGGTCACAAGAACTACTGTACAGTTCCTCCTTGCCTAGAAGCATGCTGACCTGCAGTGCCTCTGGGAAAAGGAAGGAAAATTCAACAGGTATTGACAAAGAGACAGATTCACGACCACAGATCAACACTGAAACTCCCGACTTTGAGGCAAAGTATAGAAGGTTTCACAAGCAACTCATGAAAAAGAGGGATACCAAACCAATGACGGTTTGTGAACCCTTCGTCCTCCGAACTTTACAGATCCCAACTCACAGGAACAAGATCCTGGCAGACATACAATCAGATGAAAGCAGACTTATGGAGAGCAGCTGGCCTTGTATTTCACCCGACAGCCAGTCAAAACCAAGATGTTTGAGTACCAGGTCTTCTCTGCCTGGAAGTCAGGAATTGTGTCCTACTAAAATCACTGAATCGGTTAAAAGACGACAAGAAGCTGtaag GAAACTAGAGAAACAGAGGAAGAAGGAATACCTGGAGGAGATGCAGGAGAGAGTAAGTGAAAGGCCATTACTGTTGGAACAAGTAACTCAG aaaaatgccaaaaagGCAGCAGAGAAACATTTTGCTGACACACTGAAAAAGTATGGATTAAGTGAAGATTTTATTGACATTAAAGTTCGGACAGCTCAGAAGCTTTTTGATGAGTCTGTCAACGGAGTGTACTTAACGAATGAGGATCAAGAAAG TCTAAAAGTGGATCCAGTTGAGCAAGCGGAATCTCCTGCAGACCGAGAAGAGTATCAAGATGATTATGAAGATGTAGATGAAAGTGAAAGTGTTGAAAAATATGACAGGGAACGAGAAGTAGAAGATGCTAATGCAGGAGAGCAATACAGTGAAGACAAGGAAAGTGATAGTGAAGATCAGGAATCCCTTTGTGACACATAA
- the LOC117402553 gene encoding protein FAM161A-like isoform X2, producing the protein MRGEKRPGRLGKARQIHAGDTTRRRSQWKKTPNTPTAFSASELNYNVCCSLSDASDEFIVDNETENQETGIVLSPREHIKSMWDGFSIGDYDSSEKCQLLRTPRIQKTKRKSKDWSPKITVPEPFHMTVREAEKKKKNFKSRSDIEMETCLLKKQLEELMESQKKFRANPVPSHVYLPLYEEIVERNEERRQFVKERTKELVLASQKPFSFTEREEKRKERKKAHVKDLAPKRKKTTFKAKPVPKYLNDPTISDRLKEEELYRKIKMQMRSQELLYSSSLPRSMLTCSASGKRKENSTGIDKETDSRPQINTETPDFEAKYRRFHKQLMKKRDTKPMTVCEPFVLRTLQIPTHRNKILADIQSDESRLMESSWPCISPDSQSKPRCLSTRSSLPGSQELCPTKITESVKRRQEAVRKLEKQRKKEYLEEMQERVSERPLLLEQVTQKNAKKAAEKHFADTLKKYGLSEDFIDIKVRTAQKLFDESVNGVYLTNEDQESLKVDPVEQAESPADREEYQDDYEDVDESESVEKYDREREVEDANAGEQYSEDKESDSEDQESLCDT; encoded by the exons ATGAGAGGGGAAAAGCGACCAGGGCGTCTCGGCAAAGCGAGACAAATTCATGCCGGCGATACTACGAGAAGgag atCCCAATGGAAGAAGACTCCAAACACACCAACGGCCTTTTCAGCAAGCGAGCTGAACTATAATGTTTGCTGTAGTTTGTCAGATGCATCAGATGAATTTATAGTAGATAATGAGACAGAGAATCAGGAAACAGGAATTGTTTTGTCTCCAAGGGAACACATAAAAAGTATGTGGGATGGGTTTTCCATAGGGGACTATGACTCCAGTGAGAAATGTCAGTTGCTACGTACTCCAAGAATCCAGAAGactaaaagaaaatcaaaagaCTGGAGCCCAAAGATCACAGTACCTGAGCCCTTCCACATGACTGTTCGAgaagcagagaaaaaaaagaaaaacttcaaGTCCAGATCGGATATAGAAATGGAGACCTGCCTGCTGAAGAAGCAGCTGGAGGAGCTGATGGAATCTCAGAAGAAGTTCAGAGCCAACCCAGTGCCTTCCCACGTATACCTCCCCCTTTATGAGGAAATTGTCGAGAGGAATGAGGAGAGGAGGCAGTTTGTGAAAGAGAGGACCAAGGAGCTTGTGTTGGCTTCTCAGAAACCTTTCAGCTTCACCGAGAGGgaggaaaaaaggaaagaaagaaaaaaagctcaCGTCAAGGATCTCGCACCAAAAAGGAAAAAGACCACCTTTAAAGCAAAACCTGTGCCTAAATACCTTAATGACCCGACAATCAGTGATCGACTCAAGGAAGAGGAACTTTATCGCAAGATTAAGATGCAGATGAGGTCACAAGAACTACTGTACAGTTCCTCCTTGCCTAGAAGCATGCTGACCTGCAGTGCCTCTGGGAAAAGGAAGGAAAATTCAACAGGTATTGACAAAGAGACAGATTCACGACCACAGATCAACACTGAAACTCCCGACTTTGAGGCAAAGTATAGAAGGTTTCACAAGCAACTCATGAAAAAGAGGGATACCAAACCAATGACGGTTTGTGAACCCTTCGTCCTCCGAACTTTACAGATCCCAACTCACAGGAACAAGATCCTGGCAGACATACAATCAGATGAAAGCAGACTTATGGAGAGCAGCTGGCCTTGTATTTCACCCGACAGCCAGTCAAAACCAAGATGTTTGAGTACCAGGTCTTCTCTGCCTGGAAGTCAGGAATTGTGTCCTACTAAAATCACTGAATCGGTTAAAAGACGACAAGAAGCTGtaag GAAACTAGAGAAACAGAGGAAGAAGGAATACCTGGAGGAGATGCAGGAGAGAGTAAGTGAAAGGCCATTACTGTTGGAACAAGTAACTCAG aaaaatgccaaaaagGCAGCAGAGAAACATTTTGCTGACACACTGAAAAAGTATGGATTAAGTGAAGATTTTATTGACATTAAAGTTCGGACAGCTCAGAAGCTTTTTGATGAGTCTGTCAACGGAGTGTACTTAACGAATGAGGATCAAGAAAG TCTAAAAGTGGATCCAGTTGAGCAAGCGGAATCTCCTGCAGACCGAGAAGAGTATCAAGATGATTATGAAGATGTAGATGAAAGTGAAAGTGTTGAAAAATATGACAGGGAACGAGAAGTAGAAGATGCTAATGCAGGAGAGCAATACAGTGAAGACAAGGAAAGTGATAGTGAAGATCAGGAATCCCTTTGTGACACATAA